Sequence from the bacterium genome:
AGTCCGTTTGCGCTGATAGCCATATTATAACTGCCGGGGGCTTTTCTGCTTTCAAGAATATTTTTCACCACTCTACCTGCGGCATCAAGGAGAGTTAACTTTACATTTGAAGGTAACACAATAGAATAATTTATATCTATTTGTTTGTTCTTGGCATTGAAAAAAGCTTTAAGAGATAGAGGACTGATTACATTATTTTCTTCTACGCCAATCCCAACTAAAAGAGTTACAGGAACAGGATACGGATTAATGGGGTCATTAGAATGAATCCATAAAGTATCTTTATAAGTACCGGATGATAAAGCACCACCCGCAACAACCGTTACCTGTCTTGTCCCCCCCGGAGCAACTCCAAAACTCGTAAGACTTATAGATATTATCCAGTTTGCTGATTTAGTAATGCCGGAAACTATTAAATTATCAGCGGCTGAATCTTTATTATTAACTGTCAATACGGCGGTATCCCGCGGTCCGGAAATAGAAAGCGCTTTTTGGACTGCAGCATAAGCATTCGGTTTTCCATAACCATGATACTGATCTCTCCCTGCCGTCCCGAGATCAGTTGCGGTTGAATCCAGAATATCTCTTACTTCCTGATTTGTAAGAGTTGGGCTAGCAGACAAAACAAGCGCAGCTATACCGGCAACCTGCGGACAGGCTTCTGAAGTTCCTGCAAATAATTGATATGAGTTTTCGCCGCGAAGCGGGATAGTTCCAATAACTCCTACCCCCGGCGCAATAAGTTCGGTCTCCGAACCGTAATTACTATACTGCCATCTTGCGCTAGTGCTGTCTATAGCGCCTACGGCTATTACCTGTGAAAGCCTTGCAGGATACATCATAGGAGTCGTCCCGTCATTTCCCGTTGCGGATACAAGTAAACACCCTGCATTCCAAGCATTCAGACAGGCTTGACTAATTTGGGACACTAACGTATAATTGCCCCAGCTCATTGATATCACGCGAACTTTTCTATCGGCACACCACTGGATAGAATTTGCACAAGAAGCAGAAGGAAGGGTTGTTGAACTACCCGCCCTTAAAGAATAAAGCCTTGAATTGGATATTCCGGCAATTCCTTTGCCATTGCCTATAACGGCAGCCGCAACTCCGGAACAGTGTGTACCATGGGCTTCAAGTGTATCAAGAGGAACAGGGTTGTTATCATTATCGAGAAAATCGTATCCCAATGTATCGGTTTTGTAGTGAGCAGATAAATCCTGATGATTATAGTCTGAGCCCTGGTCAATTACCGCAATGGAAATATCCATACTTCCATATCCTAAATCCCATGCTGCCGGACAATTAAGCAACCTTTTATCCCATTGATAACCGCCGTAATACGTATCATTCGGGGTAGCTAAAATATGCATAGGTCTCTCGGGTTCTACGAATTTTACGCAAGGATTATTCTTCATAATTTGCATAAAACTTTTCACATTATCAAGATTCCCGGGGACATCAACGACTATAAAATTAAGCGGGCTCAATCCCTTATCAACGATTGTTATGCTTTTATCAAGTATACCTAATTCTTTATACGTCGCATTATGAACATCAACAGAAGAGTTATAAGTAATTATTACTTTCCCGGGTGTAATATCTTTCCAGTAATCTTCTTTTGCCCATAGAGTATCCATATTGGGAAGTTCTATTTCTTTTTTTGTTATAGTTTTGCTTTCACATTTATAACTACTTGAATCTATGCGGAATACCAAACTTTCAGGAATTACTTCTATTGCGGATGATTTAGAAATGTTTTTGCTTATGGGCTTTACTATGATAGAATTGTCCGCCCCGAAAACATAACCACTTAATATTAAAAACAAACTTATAAACCCATATTTCATAATTCCCCCTTGTGTCTATTATAATGAATATGTATTTTTAGTTTCTTTGTCAAATGATTTGTTGGGGGGAGGACGGGGGGAAATATACTGGGACATATCCTCCAAAAAAAGGCGGACAAGAAAGCCCCCAGCTACCAATAAATAAAAGAACGGGCGAACATCCCGCCCACCGCCACAACGGGATCTTCGACTTCTTCGGGATAAACTCTGGTTCGCCCCTACAAAGAAAAAACTTTTTTATTTGACTTTATTATAAAGTCAGGTTATTTAACCCTGTAATATCTTTTGAATTGTCCTTTAAAGGGTAGGTTGGAGCCGTTTAGTTAGAGTTCGTGATAAAAGGAACGTTACTCTAACTTATCCAGCTCTGCAGGGCCGCTCCAACCGATGAGAGCAGAGGCTCTCATCTACCCAGCGATAGAATTTATGTTTTTTCAAGTTAAAACGATATAAAATGATAGAAAAATATATTCAGGTAATTACCACTATCGACAGCAAAAAAAAGGCAATGGAAATTACAAAAACTGTCGTATCAAAAAGGTTATGTGCCTGTGCCCAGATTGTAGGTCCAATAATTAGCAAATACTGGTGGAAAAATAAGCTTACTACATCCAAAGAGTGGTTATGTATTATGAAGACGAAAAAATCTCTTTATACGCAACTTGAAGCGGAAATTAAAAAACTTCATACTTATACCGTTCCTGAAATAATTGCTACATCTATAATTGCAGGAAATAAAAATTATTTAGACTGGATAGATAAAGAAACAAAGAAACAAACAGACAAGAGAAATTGGACGCAGATGAACGCAGATAAGCAGGATAAACAAAACAAATAGTTTAGACACTAAAAGACAACAAAAAAGAAAAACTAGATAAGGATAAAACAGAAATGATAATCGCAGAAAAAATTCAAAAATCATGGGAATCTGCGGAAATCCCTGCCTGCCGTTCTGTTTGGCAGGTGCGTCCTAAAAAGAAATTTAATGGATAACATATGAAAAATTGGATAGCTTTTATAACAATATTGATGTTGGGACTTTCAGGCTGTATGCCTAAAGACCAAATCAGACAGGCAGAAGAACCAATATCTCCGGATGGCGTAATGCAAACGATAGATTCGCTTTATCAAACTGGATTTGAGTTTAAAATAGAATTTAAAAACCCGAATGTCTCCGGGACTTCAAAAGGCATTAGCTTAAACAACAAAACTCAGGTTAATATAACACGTAAACTTGGTGCGGAAAAAGAAAAAAACAAACTTATCGGCATAGATGAGATGGAATACAGTCAGGTAAAAGGAAAGTGGCAAACAGACACGAGAACCTTTGATACGCAACCCATTGAATTACTCAAAACTATATGCGGACAGAAAGATTTTAAACTAACAGAACAAAAAAACGGAGTTTTTGTATATACTTTTACACCAAATTTATTATTTATGGATCCCTCTTCTATGGACAAACCTGAAACTACACAAGGTTTTGTTTACATAGACAATAAAACTCTAATGCCCGTTAAAGTGATTGCAAAAACAGAAACGGCATCGTGGAGTATGACAATAAAAAACACGGGGAAAAAGTTTTATATTCGCAGCCCGAAAAGTAAGTTATGGAGCTTAACAATAGATACAAATAAACCAAAAGAGGTAATTAATATTTTGAAAAAAAGATTGGAATCCTATGGAATTGAAATAGTATATTCTGAATCAAAAGATACGGACATAATATTTAAGTTTTATTCGGAAAACGAATTACCGGGAAAGTTATTTCAATCGGGCAAAACA
This genomic interval carries:
- a CDS encoding S8 family peptidase, with amino-acid sequence MKYGFISLFLILSGYVFGADNSIIVKPISKNISKSSAIEVIPESLVFRIDSSSYKCESKTITKKEIELPNMDTLWAKEDYWKDITPGKVIITYNSSVDVHNATYKELGILDKSITIVDKGLSPLNFIVVDVPGNLDNVKSFMQIMKNNPCVKFVEPERPMHILATPNDTYYGGYQWDKRLLNCPAAWDLGYGSMDISIAVIDQGSDYNHQDLSAHYKTDTLGYDFLDNDNNPVPLDTLEAHGTHCSGVAAAVIGNGKGIAGISNSRLYSLRAGSSTTLPSASCANSIQWCADRKVRVISMSWGNYTLVSQISQACLNAWNAGCLLVSATGNDGTTPMMYPARLSQVIAVGAIDSTSARWQYSNYGSETELIAPGVGVIGTIPLRGENSYQLFAGTSEACPQVAGIAALVLSASPTLTNQEVRDILDSTATDLGTAGRDQYHGYGKPNAYAAVQKALSISGPRDTAVLTVNNKDSAADNLIVSGITKSANWIISISLTSFGVAPGGTRQVTVVAGGALSSGTYKDTLWIHSNDPINPYPVPVTLLVGIGVEENNVISPLSLKAFFNAKNKQIDINYSIVLPSNVKLTLLDAAGRVVKNILESRKAPGSYNMAISANGLKTGVYFVVLKMDNKQLSQKVILIK
- the cutA gene encoding divalent-cation tolerance protein CutA, with protein sequence MIEKYIQVITTIDSKKKAMEITKTVVSKRLCACAQIVGPIISKYWWKNKLTTSKEWLCIMKTKKSLYTQLEAEIKKLHTYTVPEIIATSIIAGNKNYLDWIDKETKKQTDKRNWTQMNADKQDKQNK